A single genomic interval of Shewanella psychropiezotolerans harbors:
- a CDS encoding DUF1254 domain-containing protein produces MFKKRMTAVIVATVLMHSMGVSAHEMKPSPSSAASQIQDNQASTWLDQESYLLATDAYLWGSTLVRMEQVARQYTDLSQAQNDTSYRAPLNHFGHARRLPTDEDTDMPTANRDTLYSSAIVDVSTQPMILSTPEVDDRYFVIDMFDMWHNLFKYVGTRTTGTSAQKIMIVPPGWQGDVPEGVTLVEAPTAKVWLWGRTQVFGEKDYSKVHEIQDHYTLTPLSMYLSGEITDVTSIPLSPRAGAAKDPLRFYEELGVYLKANPIPERQQALLGQFKKIGLTENGFDPSKLTQAMKVQLEKAVRDGQKIVAAQTSNPVTLTQKDAWFYSFVLDQFGDDNALRSLISHPYLGGQGAKEAMYPIAFTDSQGQLLTGNKNYSMHFRSAPPVHSFWSVTLYDAKTKMLIGNEINRFSISDQTPLIKNDDGSFDLVLSHKKPTGSRQVSNWLPTAKGNFYAITRLYVPSQQILDMKWTVPAINPSK; encoded by the coding sequence ATGTTTAAGAAACGAATGACCGCCGTTATTGTGGCAACGGTCTTAATGCATTCTATGGGCGTCAGTGCTCATGAAATGAAACCATCCCCCTCGTCTGCAGCCTCCCAGATCCAAGACAATCAAGCCAGCACCTGGCTAGATCAAGAAAGTTACCTATTGGCAACCGATGCCTATTTATGGGGCTCGACCTTAGTTAGGATGGAGCAAGTTGCACGTCAATATACAGATCTATCACAGGCTCAAAATGATACTAGTTATCGTGCGCCTTTAAATCATTTTGGCCATGCCCGTCGTCTTCCTACCGATGAAGATACCGACATGCCCACCGCAAATCGCGATACCTTGTATTCGAGTGCCATTGTCGATGTGTCGACACAGCCAATGATCTTATCGACGCCTGAAGTCGATGACCGCTATTTTGTCATCGACATGTTTGATATGTGGCATAACCTGTTTAAGTACGTGGGAACCCGCACTACGGGAACATCTGCGCAGAAAATTATGATTGTGCCACCAGGTTGGCAAGGCGACGTGCCTGAGGGGGTCACGCTTGTAGAAGCGCCGACCGCTAAGGTTTGGTTATGGGGACGAACTCAGGTCTTTGGTGAAAAAGATTACTCTAAGGTTCATGAGATTCAAGATCATTACACTCTGACACCATTGAGCATGTATCTGTCAGGTGAAATTACCGACGTTACCTCTATTCCTTTATCGCCAAGAGCTGGAGCTGCTAAGGATCCTCTTAGATTCTATGAAGAGCTAGGTGTTTATCTAAAAGCCAATCCTATTCCTGAACGCCAGCAAGCACTATTGGGGCAATTCAAGAAAATCGGTCTGACTGAAAATGGGTTTGATCCCAGTAAATTAACTCAAGCGATGAAGGTGCAACTGGAGAAAGCAGTCAGAGACGGACAAAAAATTGTCGCTGCGCAAACCTCAAATCCAGTTACTCTGACTCAGAAAGATGCCTGGTTCTACTCTTTTGTGCTTGATCAATTTGGTGATGACAACGCCTTACGCTCACTTATTTCGCACCCCTACCTTGGTGGTCAAGGCGCGAAGGAAGCCATGTATCCGATCGCTTTTACCGACTCACAAGGTCAATTGCTAACGGGTAATAAGAACTACAGCATGCACTTTAGGAGTGCGCCGCCGGTTCACTCGTTCTGGTCCGTTACTCTATATGATGCAAAAACAAAGATGTTGATTGGTAATGAAATTAATCGTTTCAGCATCAGCGACCAAACCCCGCTCATCAAGAATGATGATGGCTCGTTCGATCTTGTCCTATCCCATAAAAAACCCACAGGCAGCAGACAGGTCTCCAACTGGCTACCAACAGCCAAAGGAAACTTCTATGCCATCACTCGTTTATATGTTCCATCACAACAAATTCTCGACATGAAGTGGACTGTACCAGCGATTAATCCGTCGAAATAA
- a CDS encoding LysR family transcriptional regulator codes for MAKDLNLLRLLIILAEEKQTVLAAKRMNLSQPTISIMLKKLRDQFDDSLFIRDKNFLVPTRKCTQILSSLPDIFIQLDKLYSDNTKWDISELSGELHLILSPPLIPTLGVHLIKKLTSLAPELTVQCSHWSLNTPQQLELNAQHFGITYLPMETNKTLMEQEIGSDEFALVVRKDHPLKEATVEALLPYPICISIIPGVTGPSKAEKLIRHFKLKKKISLRTGDISLMTNLMKESDYIGIMPRSLQVSIGDNFRFLPLPQELVPKGYQRKIAFFCHQTNRKQPLTEWLIRESKEILAQICP; via the coding sequence ATGGCTAAAGACTTAAATTTACTGCGTTTGTTGATTATTTTAGCTGAAGAGAAACAAACGGTACTAGCCGCTAAACGCATGAATTTAAGCCAACCGACGATCAGTATTATGTTGAAGAAATTGCGGGATCAATTTGACGATTCCCTCTTTATCAGAGATAAAAACTTTCTTGTGCCGACAAGAAAGTGCACCCAAATTTTATCAAGCTTACCCGATATCTTTATTCAACTAGATAAGCTGTATAGCGATAACACCAAGTGGGATATTTCAGAGCTTAGTGGGGAACTTCATCTCATTCTCTCACCGCCTCTGATACCGACTCTTGGGGTTCATTTAATAAAAAAACTCACGTCATTAGCCCCCGAACTCACGGTGCAATGTTCCCATTGGAGTCTGAATACGCCGCAACAGCTCGAGCTAAATGCGCAGCATTTCGGCATTACCTATCTTCCCATGGAAACCAATAAGACCTTAATGGAGCAAGAGATCGGCAGCGATGAATTTGCCTTGGTAGTGAGAAAAGACCATCCCCTAAAGGAAGCGACGGTCGAAGCCCTGCTGCCGTACCCTATCTGTATTAGTATTATTCCTGGTGTCACCGGCCCGTCTAAGGCCGAGAAGCTCATTCGTCATTTCAAGCTGAAGAAAAAAATAAGCCTGAGAACCGGTGATATATCCTTGATGACCAATTTAATGAAAGAGAGTGATTATATCGGTATCATGCCGCGCTCACTGCAAGTCTCTATTGGCGACAACTTTCGTTTTCTCCCTCTTCCCCAAGAGTTAGTTCCGAAAGGCTATCAAAGAAAAATTGCATTTTTCTGTCACCAAACAAACCGTAAACAACCCTTAACCGAATGGTTAATCAGGGAGTCGAAAGAGATATTAGCCCAAATTTGCCCTTAG
- a CDS encoding DHA2 family efflux MFS transporter permease subunit, with amino-acid sequence MSAAVESVSEPSSTVTVKPQGYERGSRRAWIAVFGGLIGAFMAILDIQITNASMKEIQGSLGATLEEGSWIATAYLVAEMIAIPLSGWLSQGLSVRRYLLWTTTAFIGASILCSMSWNLESMIAFRAMQGFFGGALIPLAFRLILEFLPDDKRAVGMALFGVTATFAPSIGPTLGGWLTEQFSWHYLFYINVPPGLLVMAMLAYGLEKKPVVWDKLKNMDLSGIITMALGMGCLEVVLEEGNRKEWFSSDLIRNLSLVAAVNIALFIYIQLKKKEPLVNLRLLRHRDFALSTLAYFLLGMALFGAIYLIPLYLSQIHDYSPLEIGEVIMWMGFPQLLVLPFIPKLMERFDGRYLAAFGFAMFSLSYYMNSHMTADYAGHQMIASQVVRALGQPFILVPIGIIATMHIKPHENASASTVLNVMRNLGGACGIALVATMTDNLSREHLAHIKETLPAVSPLANDYFTQTTNVFIQAGSDPVTASAQAHAMLSQTMTQQAYIQAYNDVFYMLAALLLIAVVSVLLIRKPGSKA; translated from the coding sequence ATGAGCGCCGCTGTAGAGTCAGTATCAGAGCCGTCATCCACTGTGACGGTCAAGCCACAGGGCTATGAGAGGGGCAGTCGCCGAGCCTGGATTGCCGTGTTCGGTGGTCTTATCGGCGCTTTCATGGCTATTCTGGATATTCAGATAACCAATGCCTCCATGAAGGAGATTCAGGGCAGTCTTGGCGCGACCTTAGAGGAAGGCTCCTGGATCGCGACCGCCTATCTGGTGGCCGAGATGATCGCCATTCCTCTGTCTGGCTGGTTGAGCCAAGGCCTGTCGGTACGACGCTATCTGCTGTGGACCACAACCGCCTTTATCGGCGCATCGATACTCTGTTCCATGTCCTGGAATCTTGAATCTATGATCGCCTTTAGGGCCATGCAGGGCTTCTTCGGTGGCGCCTTGATCCCCTTAGCCTTTAGATTGATTCTAGAGTTTCTTCCCGACGATAAACGCGCCGTGGGCATGGCCTTGTTTGGCGTGACCGCCACCTTTGCCCCGTCTATCGGCCCGACTCTGGGTGGCTGGTTGACCGAGCAATTTAGCTGGCACTACCTCTTCTATATCAATGTTCCCCCAGGGCTTCTGGTGATGGCCATGCTCGCCTATGGTTTGGAGAAGAAGCCGGTGGTATGGGATAAACTGAAAAATATGGACCTGTCTGGCATCATCACTATGGCGCTGGGCATGGGGTGTCTGGAAGTGGTGCTCGAAGAGGGCAATCGCAAAGAGTGGTTTAGCTCAGATCTGATCCGCAACCTGAGTCTGGTTGCCGCCGTCAATATCGCCCTGTTTATCTATATTCAGCTAAAGAAGAAAGAACCTCTGGTTAATCTCAGGCTACTGAGGCACAGAGACTTTGCCCTCTCGACGTTAGCTTACTTTCTACTTGGCATGGCGCTATTTGGTGCCATCTACCTAATCCCGCTATATCTGTCACAGATCCATGACTATAGTCCGCTGGAGATAGGTGAAGTGATCATGTGGATGGGCTTTCCTCAACTGCTGGTATTGCCATTTATTCCTAAGTTGATGGAGCGCTTCGATGGGCGCTATCTGGCGGCATTTGGTTTCGCCATGTTTTCTCTGAGTTACTATATGAACAGTCATATGACGGCGGATTATGCCGGTCATCAGATGATAGCCTCCCAAGTGGTGCGCGCTCTGGGTCAGCCATTTATTCTGGTGCCTATCGGTATCATAGCCACCATGCATATTAAGCCCCATGAAAATGCCTCGGCATCGACGGTACTCAATGTGATGCGAAACCTGGGAGGGGCCTGTGGTATCGCTCTGGTGGCGACCATGACAGATAACCTGTCACGGGAGCATTTGGCTCATATTAAAGAGACATTACCGGCGGTGAGTCCCTTGGCTAATGACTATTTCACTCAAACCACCAATGTGTTTATACAGGCGGGTTCAGATCCTGTGACGGCATCGGCCCAAGCCCATGCCATGCTGAGTCAGACCATGACACAACAAGCCTATATTCAGGCCTATAATGATGTGTTCTACATGTTGGCGGCTCTGCTGTTGATTGCCGTGGTGTCAGTACTCCTGATCAGAAAGCCAGGTAGTAAGGCTTAG